The Myxococcales bacterium DNA window TGCGCCGCGTGCCCGGCGCTGTACCCGGTGCTGGCGGGCGTGCCGATCGTCGTGCCGTCGCCGATGGCGTACCTGGCCAGCTACCGCGACGCGGTGCTCGCGACCCTGGCCGAGGCCGACGCGGTCACCGTCACCCAGCTCGCGCTGATCGATCAGCTCGCGCGCGCGGCCGGCCCGACCGAGGCGCTGGCGTTCGGCGACGACTGGACCGCGGCCGAGGACGACGACCTGCGCCCGGCGGCCGACACCGACGACGCGAGCATCGCCGCCTGGCTCGCGGCCGCGCCCGATCCCGCGACGACGATCACCGCGCTGGTGCCGGCCGCCGCCAAGGTCGTGGTCGAGGTCGGCTGCGGCGGCAACATGCTGGCCGCGCGCCTGGCCCGGCGCGGGCGCACCGTCGTCGTGACCGATCGCTCGCTGCGCGCGGTGGTCCGCACCTGCGCGGCCACCGGCGCGGTCGGCGCGGTGGTCGACGCCGAGGCGCTGCCGTTCGCCGCCGCCCGGGTCGACGCGCTGATCGCGGCCAACCTGGTCGACCTGCTCGACGATCCCGGCGCGTTCATCGACGCCACCGCCGAGGCCCTCACCGCCACCGGGCGCGCGATCGTCTCGACGCCGGAGCCGGGCCTCGGCACCGGCGACCCCGACCGCCTGACCACGCTCGTGGCCGACGCCGGGCTCGCGGTCACCACCCACCTCCGCGGGCAGCCGTGGCTGCGCGCCCACTCGCCGCGCCACTACCAGCTCTACTTCGCCGACGTGATCGTCGCCGGCGGCCGGTCAGTGCTCGTGGTCGGGGCCGTGATCGTGGCCGTGATCGTGATCGTGGTCGTGATCGTGATCGTGGTCGCAGCCCGGCCCGTGCTGGTGCTCGGCCGCCTTCTTCTTGACCTCGTCCATGTCGAGCTTCTTGGCCTGCTCGACGATCGAGTCGATCGCCTGGGGCGGCAGCGCGCCCGACTCGCGGAACAGCAGCACGCCGTCGCGGAACACCATCACCGTCGGGATCGCCGAGATGCCCACCGCCTGGGCCAGGTCCTGCTCGGCCTCGGTGTCGATCTTGCCGAACACCACGTCGGTGTACTTCTCGGCCGCCTTCTCGAACACCGGCGCGAACACCTTGCACGGCCCACACCACTCGGCCCAGAAGTCGAGCATCACGATGCCGGGCTTGTCGATGATCTCCTGGAAGTTGTCGATCGTGATCTGGACGGTGCTCGTACCCATGGCGTTCCTCGCGGACGGTCGTTGCGTGCCGCCCGGGTAGGTCCCGAGCTTGGGGCACACTCTACGATGGCGACCGCGGGTTGTCTGCCGCCCCTGCCCGTTCGGGCGGGCGCCCGGGCAGGGGCAGACGCTGGGGTCGGAGGGCTCGTCCGGACCACGTCGGTAGCTCGGGCAGGCCTCCCGAGCCTCCCCGCCGCGACGCGAGACGCCCCGGCGCTCGACCGAAAGTTACAGGCTCTGACCGTAGAGCGTGCCCTGGGGCGCGCCCAGCTCGATCAGCCGCAGCAGGTCCTGCGCCAGGTCGACCTCGACCGGCAGGTCGGGCGCCGCCAGCGCCGCCGCGTCGGCCTCGAACCGCGCCAGCGCCGGGCGCAGGATGGCGTCGGCCTCGGCGTGCGAGGTCGCGTAGGCGTCGGCGGCGTCGCGCATCGCGGTGGTGATCAGCGCCAGCGCGGTGGTGCGCGCGGTCGCCTCCTGCTCGAACCACTGGCCGCGGTCGTCGAGCGTCGCGTCGCCCCGGGCCAGCGGGATCGCGCCGCCGTGCTGGACGCCGGCCGGGTCGAGGTAGGTCAGCTCGAGCTGCGCGGTCAGCCCGGTCAGATCGTCGCCGGCCAGCGCGACCAGCAGCGCGCCCTTGCGCTTGGACAAGAACACCGACTCGACCTTCATGGTCGGGTCCTCGGCGAAGCCGACCGGGAACCCGTAGGGCGCGTCGATGCCGACCCCCGGCGCGGTGCGCACGCCCACCCGCAGCGCGTTGGCGATCGGCGCCGCGAACCACGGATCCTCGTCGGCCAGGAACGTGTCGACGTCGGCGGCGGTGATCAGGCCGAACGCGTTCCCGCCGCGCTGATCGGCGATGCTCTGCAGCACCTCCGGGCCGATGCCGAGCCCGAGCGCGACCACGGTCAGGCTGACGCCCGCGGTCGCGCCGTCGGTGACGATCCGGTCGAACTGGCTGGGCGTGGTGGCGCCGACGTTGGGTTGCACGTCGGTGAACAGCACGATCCGGACGTTGCCGCGCCCGGCGGCGCGGGCGGCGCGGCCCAGCTCGTAGGCGCGCGCGAGGCCGGCCTCCATGTCGGTCACCCCGCCCTCGCCCAGCCGATCGATCGCGCGCTGGATCGTGAGCTGCTGATCCCCGGCGATCGGCGCCAGCGCGGTGGTGACGCTCGAGCCGTAGGTGACGATCGCCGCCTGATCGCGCGCGGTCAGCCGCGGCGCCAGGCCGCGCAGGAGCCGGCGCGACAGCTCGCCGGGCGTGCCGGCGCCGCTGTCCCAGCCCATCGAGCCGGAGACGTCGACCGTGTAGATGAACGTCGTCGCCGGCCGGACGTAGGTGGCGGGATCGATCGTCGACGACAGCCCGACCTGGACCCAGCCGCGCGGCACGCCGTCGGCGCCGGGCGCGATCCCGAGGCCGCCGCGCAGGCACAGCGTGTCGGGGCACGGGGGCCCGGCCAGGCCGAGGTCGTGCTCGGCGAACATGCCCTCGACCGGGAGCGCCGCCGCCGGCGGCACCAGCCCCCGGGCGATCAGATCGCGCGCGAGGTGCAGGTCCTTGACCCCGCCCGGGGTGGCGCCGAAGTCGCCGGGGTAGCCGGCGTCGAGGCCGCCACAGGCGGCCAGGGTCGCGATCGCGATCGTGCTGACGAGTCTCCGCATGCCACCCACCATTGCAGCCGCCAGGCCAGCGCCCGCGCGGCCGCGGTTCCGCGCACGTAGCCCGCGCCCGTCGGCGCTCGATCCGCCGACCACGACATCGCTGCCGCGATCGCGGCGGGCCCGCGCGAGCCGCATGTACACTGCCGCCGATGCCTGATCCCGCCGCCCCGCCTCGTGGTTCGGCCACCGCTCGCCGGCGGCGTCAGGTCGCGTGGACCAAGCGCCTGCGCAAGGTCGGCCTGGCCTGGCAGAACGCGCTCGAGATCATGCGGGCCGGGCGCCTGACCGCCCCGTACGGCGCGCCGTTCGAGGTCGTCCACCAGACCCCGATCTTCCGCCTGCGCCGCTACGCGTCGCCGTCGCCGTCGAGCGCCGCGCCGCTCTTGCTGGTGCCGCCGCTGATGGTCGCGTCCGAGGTCTACGACATCGCGCCCGACGTGTCGGCGGTGGCGTTCCTGACCCGGTCGGGCATGGACGTGTGGATGACCGACTTCGGCGCGCCCGAGCGCGAGGAGGGCGGCATGGACCGCACCCTCGACGATCACGTGCGCGCGGTGTCCGAGGCGATCGACAAGATCCGCGCCGTCACCGGCCGGGACGTGCACCTCGCCGGCTACTCGCAGGGCGGCATGTTCGCGTACCAGGCCGCGGCGTTCCGGCGCAGCGCCGGCATCGCGTCGATCATCACGTTCGGCTCGCCGGTCGACGTCCACCGCTCGGTGCCGATCGCCGATCAGATCGTCGAGCAGATCGTCGCCAGCGTGCAGCGGGCGATCGCCGGCCCGCTGGCGCGGATCGAGGGCCTGCCGGGCGTGCTGACCTCGACCGGCTTCCGGCTCCTGTCGGCGCGCAAGGAGGCGTCGCAGCTGATCGACTTCGTGCGCAAGCTGCACGACCGCTCGGCGCTCGAGAAGCGCGAGGCCCGCCGGCTGTTCCTCGGCGGCCAGGGCTTCGTGGCCTGGCCCGGCCCGGCCCTGCGCAAGTTCGTCGACGAGATCATCGTCGCCAACCGCATGACCTCCGGCGGCATCGTCATCGACGGGCACTCGGTCTCCCTGGCCGACATCGACTCGCCGATCCTGTACTTCGTCGGCGACCGCGACGAGATGGGCCGCCCGGCGGCGGTCCGCGGGATCCGCAAGGCCGCGCCCGCGGTCACCGAGCTGTTCGAGGTGATGGTCAAGGCCGGGCACTTCGGCCTGGTGGTCGGCTCGACCGCGCTGTCGGTGACGTGGCCGATCGTGGTCGAGTGGGTGCGCTGGCGCGACGGCGCCGGCCCGCAGCCGGCCCGGATCGCGCCGCCCCGAGCCCCGGCGGCGGCCTCGACCGGCCACGCCCCCGACGACGATCTCGAGGACGACGACCTCGACGGCGCCCTCGGCGAGGTCCAGTACGACCTCGACCTGGCCGGCGACGTCGTCGGCAAGACCGCGCGCGCGCTCTGGGACCGGGTCGGCGACGCCACCGACGATCTGTCCGACTACCTCGACAACCTGCGCTGGCAGCTGCCGCGCCTGCACCGCCTGCGCAACCTGCGCGACGACACGGTCGTGTCGATCGGCAAGGCCCTCGCCGATCAGGCCCGCGAGATCCCCGAGCGCACCTTCTTCCTGTGGCGCGACCGCGCGTTCACCTACGGCGAGGCCAACCGGCGGGTCGACGCGGTCGTGCGCGGGCTCATCCATGCCGGCGTGCGCCCGGGCCAGCGGGTCGCGGTGATCATGACCGGCCGCCCCAGCTACCTGTCGGTCGTGACCGCGCTGTCGCGCCTGGGCGCGGTCGCGGTGCTGGTGTCGCCGCGCCTGCCCGAGCCGTCGCTGCGCCGCGCGCTCGACGTCGGCGAGGCCGAGGCGGTGATCGCCGACCCTGACGACGCGCGCGCCGTCGCGGGCGCGTTCTCGGGCAAGCTGATGGTGCTGGGCGGCGTCCACGAGGCCCGCAGCCTGCCGCCGGGCGTGATCGATCTCGAGGCGATCGATCCCGAGACCGTGCCGCTGCCGCCGTGGTTCCGCGCCGACCCGGGCCGGGCCCGCGACCTGGCGATGGTGTTCGTCGTCGGCGGGCTCCACGACGCGCCGCG harbors:
- a CDS encoding VWA domain-containing protein — protein: MRRLVSTIAIATLAACGGLDAGYPGDFGATPGGVKDLHLARDLIARGLVPPAAALPVEGMFAEHDLGLAGPPCPDTLCLRGGLGIAPGADGVPRGWVQVGLSSTIDPATYVRPATTFIYTVDVSGSMGWDSGAGTPGELSRRLLRGLAPRLTARDQAAIVTYGSSVTTALAPIAGDQQLTIQRAIDRLGEGGVTDMEAGLARAYELGRAARAAGRGNVRIVLFTDVQPNVGATTPSQFDRIVTDGATAGVSLTVVALGLGIGPEVLQSIADQRGGNAFGLITAADVDTFLADEDPWFAAPIANALRVGVRTAPGVGIDAPYGFPVGFAEDPTMKVESVFLSKRKGALLVALAGDDLTGLTAQLELTYLDPAGVQHGGAIPLARGDATLDDRGQWFEQEATARTTALALITTAMRDAADAYATSHAEADAILRPALARFEADAAALAAPDLPVEVDLAQDLLRLIELGAPQGTLYGQSL
- the trxA gene encoding thioredoxin, producing the protein MGTSTVQITIDNFQEIIDKPGIVMLDFWAEWCGPCKVFAPVFEKAAEKYTDVVFGKIDTEAEQDLAQAVGISAIPTVMVFRDGVLLFRESGALPPQAIDSIVEQAKKLDMDEVKKKAAEHQHGPGCDHDHDHDHDHDHGHDHGPDHEH
- a CDS encoding alpha/beta fold hydrolase; amino-acid sequence: MPDPAAPPRGSATARRRRQVAWTKRLRKVGLAWQNALEIMRAGRLTAPYGAPFEVVHQTPIFRLRRYASPSPSSAAPLLLVPPLMVASEVYDIAPDVSAVAFLTRSGMDVWMTDFGAPEREEGGMDRTLDDHVRAVSEAIDKIRAVTGRDVHLAGYSQGGMFAYQAAAFRRSAGIASIITFGSPVDVHRSVPIADQIVEQIVASVQRAIAGPLARIEGLPGVLTSTGFRLLSARKEASQLIDFVRKLHDRSALEKREARRLFLGGQGFVAWPGPALRKFVDEIIVANRMTSGGIVIDGHSVSLADIDSPILYFVGDRDEMGRPAAVRGIRKAAPAVTELFEVMVKAGHFGLVVGSTALSVTWPIVVEWVRWRDGAGPQPARIAPPRAPAAASTGHAPDDDLEDDDLDGALGEVQYDLDLAGDVVGKTARALWDRVGDATDDLSDYLDNLRWQLPRLHRLRNLRDDTVVSIGKALADQAREIPERTFFLWRDRAFTYGEANRRVDAVVRGLIHAGVRPGQRVAVIMTGRPSYLSVVTALSRLGAVAVLVSPRLPEPSLRRALDVGEAEAVIADPDDARAVAGAFSGKLMVLGGVHEARSLPPGVIDLEAIDPETVPLPPWFRADPGRARDLAMVFVVGGLHDAPRANRVTNRRWAFSALGAAATCTLTNRDTVYCALPLHHPTGMLVAAGSALVGGARLALASRFAPDVFWQEVRRYGVSVVFYAGEMARALVRAPFTVGERNHPVRLFAGSGMRPDLWRRLTERFGAVGVLEFYASTEASAVLANAAGDKIGAVGHPLPGSPELAIAAYDFDADDLVRGPRGRLVRAPIDEPGMLVARLDSARGIADIAHIAPTRLIHDAFGPGDTWFVTGDLLRIDADGDYWFVDRHGDVIRTASGPVPSRQIEDALHQQDAVTACVAVAIADPATPDKEVPAAAFALEPTATLDLDALARAVVTLPAHARPTRVRRVGSIPQTDGYRPLKQPLRELGFADGPDVYAWDPSTNAFRPTA